The Quercus lobata isolate SW786 chromosome 4, ValleyOak3.0 Primary Assembly, whole genome shotgun sequence genome segment TGGACCCTACCTTTTTCAGTCTCACCCCTCACATAGATACATTGGgaatctctctttctcaatgCATCTGATTCATTTCTCCTCGCTCAAGACTTCCAGCAACTTTGCACAACAGATTTTGTGACGAGATTGGCTATACTTACCTCTTTCTTACCCCAGCATCAGATACCTTCCTAATCTGCTCATTTTGTTAAACCTTCTGTAAGCCATATGGTTAAAGTTTCATGGGTATACTTCTCATGGCTATAGTTAATACTTCATATATTGTACAATTCTACTAACTACTACATGACTCAGTATAATTGACATAATATTTCCCTTTGAATGTCCAATTCCATCAGCAACATTCTCATTGAGCTTGACAATAAAATATGATCAGGAATTACTTCCTTGAGCTTTCCCTTGTGCTAAAGCTCACTTAGCAACTTTCACAGTCAGTATCAAACGCTGTCCACTTTTATAAGTCATTAATTGACATTGTGTGCTTTCTGTTGCAAAGGCATGCTCTGCCACAAACTCTAGAATCACAACTGCTATACAGTACAAAGTGTTCCCAAGCCCAATGCATGATTCTAACCAAGGAAAAGACTCATCTCTGCCACAAAGAACTGCAGCCACTATAAAGCCTATTTTTCTACTCAATACAAAGTCTTCCACTTTCGAGGAAAAGACACATGGCTGCTACTGGACTATAGAACTTTCCTTTAGCTGCTTCAAAGACTGGCCATCTACAATGACATAGAATTTACCCCTCCACTAAAATCCAGCTCAAATTAATAAAACGTCTAAAGTTAATTGCTTTACTTACATAACTAAATTACTTGAGAGATCATCTCATACAGTGAAATCACATAAACATATTGGTTGATTAAGTATTAGAATCTCTAAAACATGTATTTGTTATGACACCGACACAAATATACTAGCATAAGTTACATGGTGCTGCTGCTATATACTTTTTTGACACACAGGCCtttcaaatagaaattattaaaagaagaaaagaaagaaagaaacagtcaaagttaataatttgcaatATATCTCTGAGATCAAGATATTACTGAATACGACGCTTGAAGAGAAGCGAAGTTGCAAGGTAGAAAAGATGTGGAGCATGTTTTATCTgatcaaacattaaaaaaacacacaaagaTATTATTTGAAAAACGTACAAACCTCCATAATCCTTATTCTCTGACTCAAAATTCTTATCTAGCTGAACAGATAATACACCTGGTACACCTACACCATATGGAAGCATTTGTCTTCAAGCTGCAAAATACATATCACAACCGTGCAAAGAGAAACCCAATGCAAATACTAACCAGCTAGTTCCCGTGCACATTCATCATCAAGTTCACAACAGAACCCAAAGTTGGACTGCCAAGAAACATGATAAATACACATTTGTGCGTCTTTCTCACTACAAAAAGTATTATTCCACTTTCAGGGTGAAGAGAAATAAAGCAATCAAAGGAAGAATATTGCATTGGTGCACTGTTAGAGACGTTACAATAAAATGGAACAGAAACATAATAACAAGctcaaatgttatttacttaCTTCCCCAAAACCTTGGTTAGTATTTGAGCATAATAATCAACCATTTGAGCCTTTGTAACAACTCCAATCCCTGGTTTGTCCATTCGAGCAAGCCAGTGTTTGGTACTCCCCACGGGAAACAACAGATTACTTCCAATTTGTGAGCTTGACAGATAACTGGATTGAATACTTGAAAAACTATAATCCTTTTTCACAGAACTATAATCTGGGTCAGGCCTAACTGATAAAACGCCGGGTAATCCTAAAACATATTCATTACACATCAATATTAATGAAACTACGAAAGTGACTCTCACAATTTTAGTTTCTCCACAAACATGAAAGCAAAGTATGGTACAGAATTGAAGTACATCAGATGACTCAGACTTTTTCTGCTATAGAAACTTACCGGCAAGTTCACGGGAGGTTTCTTCATCAATGTCACAGCAAAAGCCGAAGTGGGTATCCCAAGAAGCATCATATATACACATCTGAGCATCCTTCTCACTGTTATTCAAAAAATCACAACCAAAGCAGGATTTCAGACCAAAAGCTAAGAAACATTTGCAACAtgacaaaaaaagaatattttgaaACATACCCACCTGCCTAAAACTCTTTCCAATGTCTTAACATAGAATTCAATAACTTGTGGTTtggaattgaccccttgtggaGGAGCCTCCATGAGCACCATCCAATGGTGGTTGTCACTACTGGGAGTGGAAGTTAATGCCGGTGGTGTTGTCGTTGAAGTGGCACTTGCTTTATTAGAGAAAcatagagaagaagaagaaaaagaagaaagatgaaGGTGGTTGTTTTTCTTTGGAGAAATGGAGAATTTGAGGTTTATTGTTGGAGTTTGGAGATGGGTTTTGAGAGGTTTGAGTGGAAATATTTGTGTTGTAGAGATTATGGTTGAGGAAGAGAGAGCTTGTTCCATGGCTGCTTTTTTAAGGTTTCATGGCAAACTATAAGCTCTCTCAAAGTCTCAACTATGCCAATCTGCTATCAGTTTATCTCATCTGTTTGTGTTGTGTTTCTGATATTTTTTGGGCGCTTAGAAATTAGAATAGTGTCCGTGAAAGACTGAAAGGGCAAACGGGTTACGGGCGGGTTGGTGTTTGGGTCGATTCAATTTCGggttcaaacaattttttttttttttttgggtttttgattttctaaatttggaaaaattttaaacGTGAATCAGAATCAAACTAATTTTAACTTAATTGAGATTTGAGCATATTAAACCATAATATTTGAATGTTAAATTTGAAAACCATAGCCATTCCATGACATTATAACCCAAATTTCTacttacatcttttttttttttttttggttaataattttgataattttgatagTTGTATGGGAGAAACAACATGACCTGAACCAACGTGATTGCTGGAGGATGCTATCCACGATGAAGAGGATCGAAGAGCTTGGTGTCGCTAAACCTTGGACAGCATTGAAGACAACTAGCGCATCACACTTAACCACCACATCTCAGATGTCTAAGTCAAGTGCGAAGTGCATGCCAACCTCCATTGCTTTGGCTTCCGTCTCAAGGGCGCCAAGGGGACCTACCATGGGGCTGCTTAGAGTAGCAATCACATTCCCATTGCTATCACGGATCATCACGCCCAGCCCCACCTTCCTCTGGTTCGCAAACATAGCCCCATCAGAGTTTACCTTGTACTGTCCCGGTGGTGGAGGCGCCCAGCGAACTGGTTCGGGGTTCACTGCAGCTGGCTTCCATGGACCCTCATTGGCCATCTGGAACTTGTCCATTAAGCCAAGGGAGGTTTTCAAAGTGACCTTACCAAGTTTACCCCTTCCACCAGTACGGATgacatttctctctttccagaTACCCCAGCACACTAAGACAAACCGTTCAGCCAGGCTGAGATGCTCTCCCTCATCTTGTAGAAGTTTTTCCATAATATCCAAAAAACACTAGTtaggttagatatcaaaagGAAGAGAGAGCTTACTCGTGTTCCACACATCCTTGGCATGAGCACAAAACCAAAGAATATGGAGAACGTTTTTCGTCAGGTTCCCACATAGAGCACAGCCACCTTCCACTTCAATGTGCCTTTGCCGTAGCGCCTCTTTGGAAGCCAGTATGTTTCTAGCTGCCTTCCAAGCAAAATGCTTGACTTTTTGAGGAAGGTTCATTCTCCACAATCCCTTCCATACATTCTTCCTCGCCGAGGGGTTCAAGCAATCTGCTTTGCCGCCACCCTTGTTCACCTCATAGGCTAGCCTATATGCGCTTTTAGCCGTAAATTTTCCACTTGGTGATTCTGCCCATATCAATCTGTCCTTGGGCCGATGCAAACTTAGAGGGATGCTTAAAATAGCATCTGCATCCTCCTCTGTGAAACAGCCTTGGATCTGCTCAGCTTTCCACTCTATGGATGCTTTGTTTATGAGGTCGCAAACCAGAGCAACATTTGGGCAAGCATCTTCACATGCGACCACACTATAGGAAGACGGCTTAGGAATCCATTTGTCACACCACACCCGTACACTCTCCCCCGAGCCTATTTGCCACCTCGTTCCCCTTTTCACCACCCCTTGGGCCGCCATAATGCTTCACCAAGCATAGGAGGGGTGGCGGCCTAAATTTGCCTCCAAGAAGAAACAGTGGGGAAAATACTTCACCTTAAACACTCGAGCAAACAAGGAAGTAGAGTTGGTTTGTTACCTCCATCCTTGCTTTGCCAAAAGCGCCAAATTGAACATCCTCAATTCCCTGAACCCCATGCCACCCATTTCCTTTGGCATGCACAGCTTATCCCAGCTTAACCAAGCTAGCTTTTTCTCGTCTTTAACCTGACCCCACCAGAACTGCCGAACCAAGGAAGTGAGTTCATCACATAATTTCTTCGGCAAGAGAAAACATGACATGGAGTAAGACGATACTGCTTGTGCAACCGCTTTGATCAAAATTTCCTTACCAGCAATCGTCAAGAGTTTTTCCTTCCAACCGACACTTTGTTTGCAACCCTCTGTTTTAAATTGGTAAAAGTATTGCTTTTTGACTGGCCCACCAAGGATGGCAGCCCGAGGTAGGATTCATGAGGCCGAATCTCTATTGCACTGAACATTGCCTTGATTGACTCCTTTAACTCATCAGCTGTGTT includes the following:
- the LOC115987409 gene encoding organelle RRM domain-containing protein 1, chloroplastic-like, with product MEQALSSSTIISTTQIFPLKPLKTHLQTPTINLKFSISPKKNNHLHLSSFSSSSLCFSNKASATSTTTPPALTSTPSSDNHHWMVLMEAPPQGVNSKPQVIEFYVKTLERVLGSEKDAQMCIYDASWDTHFGFCCDIDEETSRELAGLPGVLSVRPDPDYSSVKKDYSFSSIQSSYLSSSQIGSNLLFPVGSTKHWLARMDKPGIGVVTKAQMVDYYAQILTKVLGNEKDAQMCIYHVSWQSNFGFCCELDDECARELAGVPGVLSVQLDKNFESENKDYGGNNLQSSTDLPDPSEASQTTPIKTKKLFVTGLSFYTSEKTLRAAFEGFGELVEVKIIMDKISKRSKGYAFIEYTTEEAASAALKEMNGKIINGWMIVVDVAKTNPPRYSRGRPR